DNA from Macadamia integrifolia cultivar HAES 741 chromosome 12, SCU_Mint_v3, whole genome shotgun sequence:
ttttttaaagggaaatAATGGATTGATATATCTGAAAAAAGCAACCTGTACACTCAGGATGCTATAAAAACAAACTGCAGTAATGCAGCTGCGTTAGACATTAAGCCCGTATGGAAGCCTTTGCACTAGGGAGACCCATGAGGTGCCGGTGGTAGTCCAATGGGTTGAAATTGACCTTTTGGTAGTTATATCATAGGTTGagccttttatttttaatttcattgtaatgggcctaatttataagcccataaagTGGGGATAAAGTTAGAATACTGGATTAGTAATAAGTGTTTCAGCTAAATTAGAATACTTAATAGCTAGATAGAGTTCTGTTTTTAGCAAGGACTGAGATCTCGGTTTCGGACCTGGTTTCGGTCAGGCCCAAGACCGAGACATAACATGATTATCCTAATTATTATAccatatataaaaagaaatagaagaccCTAAAAATGAAGACAGTTAACTCTCTAACTAGGAAACTAATTCAAATAAGgaaacttgaaaaataaatctGATGTCCTACTTAACCTATCCAACAAAACGATAACATGATTATCCTAATTATTCAATTGAACCAAAACCCAAAGTAGACCACCCAGTTCATCCATGTATGGACCACCAAAAGGGTTCAGTCCAATCCATTGAAACACTCCCACATCAGTGTGCATCTGAGATCCATAATCTAGAGTTTCAGAATTAAATTAATTGGCATTagagctgaacctggccatggATACCCATGTTTTTAAGACCAGAATTCGTTtgcctacaaaaaaaaaaaaaaaaaatctactattTTAATCATAGATGACGGGCAGTGTGATAATTTCATCTTGTGGTCTATGGTGGATATGTTATTAAAGACCAGGGAGATCATTATTGAATTTGAAGATGATGTTATTGAATTGGGGAAATTGTGACGTGTGTCAACTACCACCAATAACTATACAGGTATAAAACTCCTGAgttatactatgaaattatgggaaaagATTATCGAAGCTGACCAAAGAAGAGAAATTGATATCTCCGGGAACCAATTAGGTTTTATGCCAGGTAGATCCACAATAGAGCTATACACCGACTAAGGAGACTCATGGAGAGCTCAAGAACCTACATGAAGGACTTCCACATGGTCTTCATCGACCTAAAAAAAGCCTACgacagagtccctagagagttaatgTGGCTTGTTTTGGAGAAGAGAGGGGTGTCAAGTAGATATTTGGATATAATTAAAAAGACATGCATAAGGGCATGGACGCGTGGCAACTAGTGTGAGGACCGTGGGAGGTCAAGGTAATGAGTTCCCAATCACAATTGGATTACACCAAGGTTCAGCTTTAAGCCCCTCATCTGTttacgcttatcatggatgatttaaccaagacaTCCAAGGTGATGCTCTGTGGCGTATGCTTTTGgccgatgatattgttttggtgatgagaaagaaacagggattaaccacaagttggaattatggagatatACCTTGGAGTTAAAAAGGTCTTAAAATTAGAAGAACAAAGATATAGTATATGGTTTGTAACACAGGGACGGAAAGCGatgtggtgaaacttgaggagagagagatactgcaaagtgactattttaaatatctagagtcaattataaataagcaaggtgatatagaagatgTTTCTCATAGAATTAAAGTAAGATGGATAAATTGGAGAGGGGCTTATGGAGTGTTTTGTGATTgacgtattcctctaaagcttaaaagaaaattctacATGATTGTTGAAAAACCGACTATGATGTATAGGGCATAATGTTGGGCAGACAAGAAGCGAAACATAGATCAATTGAGTGTAGCATAgataaggatgttgagatggatgtgcggcaaacctaggagagagagtaaGGAATGACTAGGTTATAGCTGATTCAGGAGTAGCCCCGATTCAAGACAAGCTCCGAGAACGTCGCTTAAGGTGGTAtaaccatgttcaacggagacaTAAGGATGCCCCAGTAAGAGTGACCAGATGCACATGGAAAGAGCTAAAAGAGGTAGGGGCCGACCTAAAATGACCACTGACGAGATTGTAACACAAGGCATGCAAAGGCTAGATCTTGATTTTAGTATGACCTCAAGCAGAGCTGTTTGGAGGTcaaagatccatgttgctgACCAATTTTAGGCGGGGTGTTCTTTATGGCGttgctttgtttctttcattttcatttcctcttcttttttccttcttttctttctctctgttTCCTTTCATTGTCCCTCTCGTGGATCCATGTAGGCAacccccatttagttgggaaaaggctaatctattgttgttgttgacaATCCTAATACactttgcaccaaaaaaaaaatcctgtgtTATGGTATTCTTCATTCCGTTTGTACAAGGTGTAATCAGAATAATCAACAAGTGTTGGGCTTCATTGTATCCTAGGAGACAATTCATCAAAaacctgtttgcacacagttgGTGGGGACGAATTATGACTTAAGGAAACGAGGTTGTAACATGACTTGAAGTTCCAACAATCTGTGATTTCAGAACTGTCATTATCATCGATTTCTCCAACAATTTTAGATGCATGTAAACAGAGATTAAGTTTCCCTTCTTTTGTAGAAAGGTGAAAATAATAGAAGCAGCTACAGATACAAATAcgaaataaaatcaataatcgGAGTAGGAAAATCAAGAGACCCGCTTCCAGTGCCCTCTAACGAGAGCCCTGGAAATGTGAATCGCAACGTAGCATTAAAAGCTCAATTCTAGGGATTAAACACCAAAGTTCTCATAAAAAAGAAGTGACTGCATTTCTGAATCCATCAGTATAAAACGAAAGATGCCATTTTGAGCAATACATTCCACGCCAGCccaatcaatttgaaacatAGACTTCCACTTGATTCCGaaacaaaataaattgaaagttAAAATCAAATAACAAGAAGCACATCCATGGATACGTACTCTGTCAAACCAATGTTCTGAAACCAAAACACATCGGTCGAACTcgaatggaaagatcaaaggAAACGAACCAAgcaaaataaagattaaaaacAGGAACAAAGCGTCATAGGAGGGGGACGGAATTACGAACCCGAAGCGTTCTGGCAGCCTCAGAAGCAACAAGGGAAAGGTTCCCATGGTGAGAAGACGAAGGGGACAAACAATCGGCAACTGCCCGTCGAAGGGGCTCCGGCGGCTTCTTCGAAGACGAAGATTTTAACCTCGACGAAGCTCCGCCAAACTGAAACCTCGCACTCCCAGTCCCAGGGCTTCGAGAAGGACTAAAGCTCGTCGACATCCCTCGTTCTTCCTCTCTGTGTCTCTTTCTctaaaacctaaaaataaatCTCAAAATCTTTTCTATTCACTACATTTGAACTGCTTGTCCTGTGAAGAGagcagagagagggagagagttccCATTCCAGTCTTTCTGGGTTTTTGGGTAAGGAGTCTTTCCGGTTCAGATGTAGAATTCGGAGTTTTCGGTGTCATTAGTTGATTTATTTTTCCGTTTATACTTTCTATATATCGAGGAAAAAGACAATTATTGAGGTGGACGATGATGACATGGGAGTACAGTAACGTTGGAATTGGATCCGCTGCTCGTAGGATTTATACATGTGAGCCTCCAACACATGTCTCATTTGCTTTCCGAAGTACTCCTCTTCACCTTTATAGCAAGAAATGTTGGATGCTCATATATAGCATCAAGTGATTATATATACAGCCAATCTAATATTGGGGTTTTAGAATTGAAAAGACTTAAATTACAATCTGCCATGCATTTTCCCTTTGTATTGTTATTTTggagcaaagaaaaaaaatgttttctatccaaaaGCGACCCCTACACCCGAACACTTAGGACACATGTCCCAAGAAGGGCATAGTAGTCATTTTACATCCCTATGTCTATGACATAATGACGGGTCCTAGATAGAATTTtaccccctcccaaaaaaaaaaaaaaaaaaaaattcctaattgTGTAAGTAAATTGAAGggaaattttaccaaaaaaaatagaaaatatataattgTCATATGATCCTATTGTGTGATGTGTGATTTACTTTAAACTCTTATTATGGATAAGAGATTGTTGCCTGATTGTGTAACCCCTACACCAACATGGAGAGGTGGGCAATGAGAGTACACAGACACGCATTAATAGGGATGAGATTTACGATTTCACAAGGGGTAAGACAGTTGTGCTGTCTGAGCAAAGGGGCCACGCGACTAAgcaactttctttttcccttatcaaATATGATGCTCACTTTATAAATAGAATCTTTAATTTCCTTCTTAAATCAACGAAAGttgattgaaattgaataacaattttttttttggtggaagatTATGAAATTGAATAACCACATTTGAAATACTTCAGAGTTAGTTACATTATCTTATTAAGTAGTGGTTACTATTGTATCTTTTTTTaatcttcatttattttcaCTTCTTATCCCTTTATTTCCCTCGCAATTGAACTTCAATTTGTACATAAGAAGCTAAGAAATCAAATCTTAAAATGTTATAAGGGCGATCTACATGTTACTAGTGTAGTGCAATTTCCCATGCCGACACCTTACTGATAGTTGGATGGAGCGAGTGCATCTCAGCCATCTCTCCAACACCACACCACCCTCCACCTATCCCATCCATTCTCCTGGACAAGGACACCGATAGTCAGGGAAGGGGAGAGATGCAGAGGGCAGCAGTGAGACGGGGGATGGAGAGGacgagggagggggagagagagagaaggagatgcATAGGATTTGCTGATGGGGGATATGAAGCAGGGTAGGTGAAATATAAATGTAAATCAGTTATGTTGGTCAGATGAGCTCTTAATATAAGTTCAGGGTGAGCCATATGAGAGTTTCCTCTATAAGATCGACCAAACCCTGTGCCTAAGGTTGTGGGCCCGTGGCTCCAGCATGCTAGTGCACCCAGTGTGCATCCTACATTTGGTAAGCACTTGGGGTGCGTGCATCTACTGGACATGCTGGCACACTGCAGAGAATCCAAGTCCAATAACATTCCCTACAAATATTATTAAGGTTTCACCCAGCAGCAGATTCCTAATGAGCCTATTGGTACATATACTAAAATTAAATCCTGCAACTATCAGTAGAACATTGAATTCCCTAGAGAACTAAATCAAAACATGTGGAGCTTTGATAGtagaagaaaatgagaaaattaaaattaaaatataatcctctccttcaaaatcaatcaaCTTAAAATCAGAATAATAAGGTTTGAAAACCATTAGCAAAAAAATTCCAGAAACTAACTGCTTGAATCCCATGTCAGTACCTCCGGAGTCCACGGTCAAGCATCCGACCTGAGGGGCATTCGAAAGCATGATGGCCTCTACCACCACAGTTGTTGCAGATCACTATTGCTACACAGTCCCGGCTTATGTGCCCTGACTGGCTACAGTTGCGGCAGATAATGTCACGGAAGGGTCCACCAACTATCTCTGATGCAGGACCCGACTTGGGGCATTGGCGAGCCAAATGACCTGAAACATTGCAAACATTGCAGACAGGCTCATTAGGGCAATCACGGGCCAGATGACCAGTATTGCGACAGTTATTGCATGCCTTCTCATTGGTGCAGTCAACAGCAATGTGGCCTGGCTTGTAGCAGTTGTTGCAAAGCCTTAGGTCGTATGGTGGTAGGCCAGAGCCTGAGCATTCACGGGCCAGGTGTCCAACTTTCCCACAAACATGGCAAATAGGCTCATTTCCGCATTCGCTTGCAACATGCCCTGGTTCCTTGCAGTTCCAGCACATAGTTTTCGCAGTACATTCTGCGGCAATGTGACTGACAAAAAAAAGTAAACCACCATATTAAGGTAAGTTCTTTATGCAGATGAGAGTAAATCAGTGCCCAGGAACATTTCATACATAGTAAACTCAACCATTTCCTGCTTTTATTCAATATGAATCAAGAAGACATACAGAGTTTGGCATTGCAAACTGATTGATAGGCCACACCAGGTGTCCTACAATAACAGAAGTCAAAGCTCAACTTGGACAGCAACATATAAGTTCTTTCCACAGATCAATATAACTGAAAGTCGGGATTTTCAAAATTGGAAACCGGTAAGTCCTAAGGGTAAAAAAGTTTCACTctaatgcaaataatgaaaataGATTAACTCTTTTGGTACACATAAATGGGTTTAATACTAAAACAGTGACGGGCACATGCTAACGCATTTATGCATGTTACAATAGAAAGTCCATAGCCCTCACTTCAACATAGCCATTAGATCATATGAAAGCACATTCTACTCCGTATCTTTAAATCAAAATGACAAACATAATTTCAACAAGACAATCCAGGTTGACCAGTCCAGCGGTAGTTCTTACCAACCAAAGGCATGGCGTATGTTTAACTGTACATAAAGCAATGTGCCACACATTACCATATATCATTATTCCACCCAAAGACTCACTCATTCTTTGCACATAGAGAAAATATGGGCTCATGAAGAAATTTCCAGGAAAGGAAAGAACAACTGGATGaataagatgaaaagaaaaCACAGAGTTAATTCAGGTAGTCAAACAAAAACTTTATGTAAATGAAAACCATTTGATCAAtcaggaaaaagagagaaaaaagagggggggggggggNNNNNNNNNNNNNNNNNNNNggggggggggggagaaggaaATTAAACTATCtttagaaaggaaaaggaaaatagataaatgTCGTGAAAAATCATCCCCTACATCAATACTTAGGCAGTAGAGAAAGATGATTAAACATTATTCAACAGAAGGGAACCCAGATGAAGGAATCAACTTACCCAGGAAGTCCACAGTTGTTGCAAACAGCCACATTTGGACAGTCTCTGGCATAATGCCCAGGTCGCTTGCAGTTCTTACACAGATAATCAAGCCTGGAAAATTAATATCAGGATTTCCTCAAGccttaattgaaaaataatagtTTCTACAGAGTAAATTTAGTTTTCCTAACAGGAAATACAATGTAACTAAAAAGGAGATCTCACCAATCACAGGCCAAAGTAGAAGTAGCAACTAACAAGTCATATGAAATCAGCAAGGACCTATTTATTAAGATTAAAGAAAGCCATAATCTCTCATAGTATGAGCTCAAAATTAAGGACTATTGTACTCTGCAAAAGCCAATGAACCTAATGAAATTCACTAATGCTTAGTTAGTGCCAACCCAGTAAACACTGAGGATACAAAAAAGttgttttcattttagtttctaCAGGAATATAGAATGTTTTGGGGACACAATTAATAGCATCTCCCCCATTGTTTCACATTAAacaattaaagaataaaaattttatttaaatggtTCAAGCAAGTAGGGTATCTCCCAAATGCCCAAAGAGTGCATGGGATCCACTGCTAGGTGACCACTTTTTAGTTTTGAATCCCTTAGAATGCAAAGACGACCTAACAGATACTTGTCAAGCAGGCAGTAGGCAAGCCAAATCATTATAAACTAGGTGGCAAATGAGGAATTAATGATGTGCAAACATTAAGCCTAATAAAATGCCATAATTATTGAGAAAGCATGTGACAGCATCAGCCATGGAGTACAATGGAATTGTGGACTTGGAGTCACGGACATGAATATGGAAGTAAATATTAAACTCAGCACTGATATGTGAAGTCCAGATTTAGCACGTATAATCGTGAATCACAACTAATGCACACAAATAGATATAACACAAGTACCTAAAATGAGGGTTAGTTTAGACTTTTCACTACTTTCGTAGATTCTTAGCCGGCAGCCAACTGAGGACTATGACTTCTATGCTCAAATCACTTGTTTCAAGGTGGGTTATTGATCCGATGAGCTGGTTGGTGTTCTAACGGCTTGGTCGTTATGGTAGGTGCTTGGTCGTAGtaagtgttggtgtatgatgtcttgtattccgtcgcagtttaatccagggagtactggtgcagcacctagacggGCAGGACGGCGATCCCGCTAGCTgattagcgggccgtggggattgcaagggggcaggaggcccccctgcatagcagggggtgtaagggggcgcagccccccgctcgaattttttatttgagggcaattgtgtactttccggattagggttttttcgctatatatttgtagcgaggatttctttctctgtaatgcaagcaatactgagaggagtgaagacgagcgttgtaaccctattctccattgatagtgaagcaggatctcatctcaccgaggatgtaggcaaccttgccgaacctcgtaaaatccgtgtgcattgtttgtttttttttttttttttttacacgtTCACTGAGGAGGGCTGATTCTGTCCAATACTCGGAAAACACCAATAAATTCTACAAGAAATAGAGTTTGGACTAGAAATTTTTTGTGAATGGTGATAATAGGATTATTAAGGTTTCTGAAAAATTTTAGCTTCATGTGATTTCGTTTGGTAGgtttaaaatttctgttttggGACTGTGCTGCAGAAGAGGCCAGTTTCAGTGCCTGAGATTGAGGGTGATAGTATTCAGACCTAAAAGTTGTTTTTTATCATGATTTTTGGATATGTTGAAGCTCAATGAGTCTAGGTTAAGGAGGAAAAAGCCTATGGATTAAATCGGAGTTAGTATGTATGACTTATGCATCTTGTACTATTGGAGCAGAGATTCTACAGGACTCTGGAACCATAAGTTAGACCTTATGTTAGACCATGAAGGACATAGATTTTAGCCCTGATATTTTTAGGTAGTATCCCTATAAGGGTATGGTTTAACTATGTAAAAGGGAGAAATGAtttagattttggaaaataatattttacaattttatttcctctcgcataaatttttttggaagtCTATGTGTGTCAGTTTTGTTGCACATAAAATACACATAAACTTTGGTGTTAGTTACAATTCTCGACGGAGATCTCAGTTAAGGGTGAATATAGTTGTATATAAAATTTGGTTAGAAGTATAGATAGTTAAGGTGTCGAGATGTGTTTTTTTATCAAATCAGTACAATTATATCTACTGGTAGAATTATAACGGTATAAAGTAGGAAGGAATAAGAGGGGAAAAGAGATGTATTAATCAATAATGAATCATGATAGGATTTGTATTGAGGATAAATATATGGTTGTTTATAGGAAGAAATTATTGGTGTTGCCATCGATGAGATCGGTATATGGAGCGACATCAGCTGAGTGGAACTAAACAGGATCTCTATATATTATGTTTCATAAGCTTATCTTTATTTACTGTTTTATGAAATGATGTGGTATAAATGTTTTGGAACATATCTTGTTTTATCACGAGGTGATGTGAAATGAAATGTCTTACATAGTAATTGTTGCATGAATTGTACCACCtcccttaccaacaggggttgaaTGGTTAGGATGAGTTTAGAATGAAGGACGGTGAGGTGGACCATTACATAAGGGCAAGGTTTTCCCCTCTATAGGAACCTTGTACCAGACTATGTGAGTCTCCCATTGACTTCTAATTCATTGGAGCAATTGGGTAGGGTCAGAGTGGAAAGATAGTGAGGCGGACCGCTACATAAGAACAAGGTTTTCCCCTCCATAGGAGCCTTGTACCAGACTACGTGAGCCAAAGCCACTGGCCCCTTCCTTTCGCGTTCTTATTGGTAGTTCACTTTGAGCAGATTTTTATcaaatggtttaaaaaaaatggaagtaaATAGAGATCACATTTCCTTcggtatttttttcttttttatttcttgagtTATTTCCTTAATTAGCATGATATGTTACAAGTGCATGAAAGGCAATTTATTTTGAAATGCATCATCTCAATCTATATATATGGTTATGTTTTCCCTTTCACTCATTAAGCTTTCCCAAGCTAAACCCTTTCCAACCTTTCAGATGATGTTGAACAAGAACCTTGTCAGTGCAAGGAGTAAATTGAGATTGCTGATGGCAAAGACACACAAATTGATGAAAgaaattagaattttattttatttccatgGTTATAAATTGAAATATCGAACTTTTCTTTTGAGTTGGAATAATGTACCTT
Protein-coding regions in this window:
- the LOC122058181 gene encoding zinc finger protein GIS2-like; this encodes MSPDNSRSPSRVRRFRSTGRSSYRDAPYRKDHRTYRLDYLCKNCKRPGHYARDCPNVAVCNNCGLPGHIAAECTAKTMCWNCKEPGHVASECGNEPICHVCGKVGHLARECSGSGLPPYDLRLCNNCYKPGHIAVDCTNEKACNNCRNTGHLARDCPNEPVCNVCNVSGHLARQCPKSGPASEIVGGPFRDIICRNCSQSGHISRDCVAIVICNNCGGRGHHAFECPSGRMLDRGLRRY